The following are from one region of the Vanessa atalanta chromosome 5, ilVanAtal1.2, whole genome shotgun sequence genome:
- the LOC125064321 gene encoding uncharacterized protein LOC125064321, protein MVLFIIFNILIYSHLLFGLNETFNYEKLHKFGFGRPIIYRRRNYNYAYPEELVTKRPDYIRSPYRNVYQGASPNKGDRRVYNKRFQYKPQIMGHKIICKGVFDCTLTHLAIETNGSIPIIFRGGVGYKYFTIIIKADAGDELSGRVRAFCARVISDKEN, encoded by the exons atggttttgtttataatatttaatattttaatttactcgcATCTCCTATTTGGGCTTAACGAAAcctttaattatgaaaaacttCACAAATTTGGATTTGGTCGTCCAATTATTTACAG ACGCAGGAATTATAATTACGCGTATCCCGAAGAACTGGTGACAAAGCGACCTGATTACATACGATCGCCATACAGGAATGTGTATCAAGGAGCTAGTCCGAACAAGGGTGACAGAAGGGTGTATAATAAAAGATTCCAATACAAGCCACAAATTATGggtcataaaataatttgcaaaGGAGTGTTTGACTGTACG cTAACACATTTGGCTATCGAAACCAATGGTAGTATTCCAATAATATTCCGTGGAGGCGTAGGgtacaaatattttacgattataatAAAGGCGGATGCCGGCGACGAGCTATCTGGGAGAGTGAGAGCTTTCTGTGCACGTGTAATAAGTGATAAAGAAAACTAA